Proteins encoded within one genomic window of Actinoplanes octamycinicus:
- the rpsO gene encoding 30S ribosomal protein S15, with product MALDQDTKNKIMAEYATKEGDTGSPEVQVAMLTKRIADLTEHLKQHKHDHHSRRGLLLLVGQRRRLLNYVHKKDIARYRTLIERLGLRR from the coding sequence ATGGCGCTCGACCAAGACACCAAGAACAAGATCATGGCGGAGTACGCGACCAAGGAGGGCGACACCGGTTCGCCCGAGGTTCAGGTCGCCATGCTCACCAAGCGGATCGCCGACCTGACCGAGCACCTGAAGCAGCACAAGCACGACCACCACAGCCGTCGTGGCCTGCTCCTGCTCGTCGGCCAGCGCCGCCGCCTGCTGAACTACGTTCACAAGAAGGACATCGCTCGCTACCGGACGCTCATCGAGCGTCTCGGCCTGCGCCGATAG
- a CDS encoding bifunctional riboflavin kinase/FAD synthetase, protein MQRWRGLESVPGGWGRSVVTIGVFDGVHRGHQAIIGHAVKRARDMGLQSVVLTFDPHPAEVVRPGSHPAVLTEPVRKAELIEQLGVDALCVVPFTPAFSQLDPNEFVHDVLVEKLHAADVVVGDNFRFGHKAAGDVTLLESLGRTFGFTVEEAPLVSADGVVFSSTYIRSCVDAGDVHAAAAALGRPHRLSGVVVRGDQRGRELGFPTANLMTHRYAAVPADGVYAAWLTRGGENAGRWPASVSIGTNPTFSGRERRVEAYALDFSGDLYGERVSLDFVAHLREQRRYDAIAPLIAQIRADVEETRVLLR, encoded by the coding sequence ATGCAGCGGTGGCGGGGATTGGAGTCGGTTCCCGGTGGCTGGGGCCGGTCCGTTGTGACCATCGGCGTCTTCGACGGCGTGCACCGCGGCCACCAGGCGATCATCGGGCACGCGGTGAAGCGCGCCCGCGACATGGGTCTGCAGTCGGTGGTGCTGACCTTCGACCCGCATCCGGCCGAGGTGGTGCGCCCGGGCTCGCACCCGGCGGTGCTCACCGAGCCGGTGCGCAAGGCGGAGCTGATCGAGCAGCTCGGGGTGGACGCGCTCTGCGTGGTCCCGTTCACCCCGGCGTTCTCCCAGCTCGACCCGAACGAGTTCGTGCACGACGTGCTGGTGGAGAAACTGCACGCGGCGGACGTGGTGGTCGGCGACAACTTCCGGTTCGGGCACAAGGCGGCCGGCGACGTGACGCTGCTGGAGAGCCTGGGGCGGACGTTCGGCTTCACGGTCGAGGAGGCGCCGCTGGTCTCGGCGGACGGGGTGGTGTTCAGCTCGACGTACATCCGCAGTTGCGTCGACGCCGGCGACGTGCACGCGGCGGCCGCGGCGCTGGGCCGGCCGCACCGGCTCTCCGGCGTGGTGGTCCGCGGCGACCAGCGCGGGCGCGAGCTCGGCTTCCCGACCGCCAACCTGATGACCCATCGGTACGCGGCGGTCCCGGCCGACGGCGTCTATGCCGCGTGGCTCACCCGGGGCGGGGAGAACGCCGGTCGCTGGCCGGCCAGCGTGTCGATCGGCACCAATCCCACATTCTCCGGGCGGGAGCGCCGGGTGGAGGCTTACGCCCTCGACTTCTCGGGTGACCTGTACGGCGAGCGGGTCAGCCTCGACTTCGTGGCGCACCTTCGTGAGCAGCGCAGATACGACGCGATCGCACCGCTGATCGCGCAGATCCGGGCCGACGTGGAAGAGACCCGCGTGTTGCTCCGGTAA
- a CDS encoding ATP-binding response regulator, with the protein MSVEWTRLVLLAAEITFAVLFLRALLGYLRRRDPLHRDVTLVFAPCALVFGCDVLWQTIGDRPAWTGALTAVPLMAQPYLTMRLAARLRHVPPALIHGTLAGFLLLAAPLVVAPRPLPLGLIAAEVAYFLAAEFTAAGLLYGEARARTGANRVRLMTAAAATLTFGVMIMLIGAAAGGNPGLRAASRVLALASGLGYLVAFAPPRWLRRISSAAAAQSITERLLRAPAESPEQIWQTYAGLMRVQTGADAVAVLLPRPDGALEQTGYAGPPQRGPAEPIAADPARLIRHGRPARLREGDPALVRHFGDDLRDDYVTVLPMPVPPDVEGWVLLLNRHRNLFSDDDLSLLAVLGGQAGLLAERQAAMVRERRLATELSNSVDALTRANEAKSNFLATMSHELRTPLNAIIGFSDLMRLEEPDGDRRRVPADWVDHIHSSGRHLLGLINDILDLAKVEAGRMDLRVAPVRVDTTVEELVTTLAPLFAEKRLTVMTELAPVTALADRLRLRQIVENLLSNAIKFTPSEGTVSITVTGSDTDVSLTVADTGVGIADADAERVFEEFQQVGDPDRRQAGTGLGLALTRRLVEAQRGEITLSSAPGQGSSFSVRLPAAPVAQSSAAGAADAPYVLLVEDDPHSAELMQTQLSNAGYRVEVAGTGESGLAVARTHRPDAIVLDVELPGISGWEVIRRLKADAALATVPVFFASILDEAPAGLALGAHDYFVKPVDQPALLSALSNAIAARPAPRVLVVDHDDAIRQAIEDGLRAGGADVVACADGRDGLARSRAENFDLIVCDMQSPAADGFSLLAELEQDPAGRHTPVLGLSAAALAERAPGDTAPLIATAMAGGVVAEAMAGGAGWDSLAPLLGHHPATHHPGIPHHPAHPAARRTAGGAHPPAGTIPLRSAVPSLEDQ; encoded by the coding sequence ATGAGCGTCGAGTGGACCCGCCTCGTCCTGCTCGCCGCGGAGATCACCTTCGCGGTGCTCTTCCTGCGCGCGCTGCTCGGCTACCTCCGCCGGCGCGACCCGCTGCACCGCGACGTCACCCTGGTCTTCGCGCCGTGCGCGCTGGTCTTCGGCTGCGACGTGCTGTGGCAGACGATCGGCGACCGGCCGGCCTGGACCGGGGCGCTGACCGCGGTGCCGCTGATGGCGCAGCCGTACCTGACGATGCGCCTGGCCGCCCGGCTCCGGCACGTCCCGCCGGCCCTGATCCACGGCACCCTGGCCGGCTTCCTGCTGCTGGCCGCCCCGCTGGTGGTGGCGCCGCGCCCGCTCCCGCTCGGACTGATCGCCGCCGAGGTGGCCTACTTCCTGGCCGCGGAGTTCACCGCGGCCGGGCTGCTCTACGGGGAGGCGCGGGCCCGGACCGGCGCGAACCGGGTGCGGCTGATGACCGCCGCGGCGGCCACCCTCACCTTCGGCGTGATGATCATGCTGATCGGCGCGGCGGCCGGCGGCAACCCGGGACTGCGCGCCGCCAGCCGGGTGCTGGCGCTGGCCAGCGGGCTCGGCTACCTGGTCGCGTTCGCGCCGCCGCGCTGGCTGCGCCGGATCTCCTCGGCCGCCGCCGCCCAGTCGATCACCGAACGGCTGCTGCGGGCGCCGGCCGAGTCGCCGGAGCAGATCTGGCAGACGTACGCCGGCCTGATGCGGGTGCAGACCGGCGCCGACGCGGTCGCGGTGCTGCTCCCCCGCCCGGACGGCGCCCTGGAGCAGACCGGGTACGCCGGACCGCCGCAGCGCGGGCCGGCCGAACCGATCGCCGCCGACCCGGCCCGCCTGATCCGCCACGGCCGGCCGGCCCGGCTGCGGGAGGGCGACCCGGCGCTGGTCCGGCACTTCGGCGACGACCTGCGCGACGACTACGTCACCGTGCTGCCGATGCCGGTGCCACCCGACGTCGAGGGCTGGGTGCTGCTGCTCAACCGCCATCGCAACCTGTTCAGCGACGACGACCTGAGCCTGCTGGCGGTGCTCGGCGGCCAGGCCGGGCTGCTCGCCGAGCGACAGGCCGCGATGGTCCGCGAGCGCCGGCTGGCCACCGAGCTGAGCAACTCGGTCGACGCGCTGACCCGGGCGAACGAGGCGAAGAGCAACTTCCTGGCGACCATGAGCCACGAGCTGCGGACCCCGCTCAACGCGATCATCGGGTTCAGCGACCTGATGCGGCTGGAGGAGCCGGACGGCGACCGTCGCCGGGTGCCGGCCGACTGGGTGGACCACATCCACAGCAGCGGCCGCCACCTGCTCGGCCTGATCAACGACATCCTGGACCTGGCCAAGGTGGAGGCCGGCCGGATGGACCTGCGGGTCGCCCCGGTCCGGGTGGACACCACGGTCGAGGAACTGGTCACCACGCTGGCCCCGCTCTTCGCCGAGAAGCGGCTGACCGTGATGACCGAGCTGGCCCCGGTGACCGCCCTCGCCGACCGGCTCCGGCTCCGGCAGATCGTGGAGAACCTGCTGTCCAACGCGATCAAGTTCACCCCGTCCGAGGGCACCGTCTCGATCACCGTGACCGGGTCGGACACCGACGTCTCGCTGACCGTCGCGGACACCGGGGTGGGCATCGCCGACGCCGACGCGGAACGCGTCTTCGAGGAGTTCCAGCAGGTCGGCGATCCGGACCGGCGGCAGGCCGGCACCGGTCTCGGCCTGGCCCTGACCCGCCGCCTGGTCGAGGCCCAGCGCGGCGAGATCACCCTGAGCTCCGCTCCGGGCCAGGGCAGTTCCTTTTCGGTACGCCTGCCCGCCGCCCCGGTCGCCCAGTCCAGCGCGGCCGGCGCGGCCGACGCCCCGTACGTGCTGCTGGTCGAGGACGACCCGCACTCGGCGGAGCTGATGCAGACCCAGCTGAGCAACGCCGGTTACCGGGTGGAGGTGGCCGGCACCGGGGAGAGCGGCCTGGCCGTGGCCCGCACGCACCGGCCGGACGCCATCGTGCTCGACGTGGAGCTGCCCGGGATCTCCGGCTGGGAGGTGATCCGCCGGCTCAAGGCGGACGCCGCGCTGGCCACCGTGCCGGTCTTCTTCGCCAGCATCCTGGACGAGGCGCCGGCCGGGCTGGCGCTCGGCGCGCACGACTACTTCGTCAAGCCGGTCGACCAGCCCGCCCTGCTCAGCGCCCTGTCCAACGCGATCGCCGCCCGGCCCGCCCCGCGGGTGCTGGTGGTCGACCACGACGACGCGATCCGCCAGGCGATCGAGGACGGCCTGCGGGCCGGCGGCGCCGACGTGGTGGCCTGCGCCGACGGCCGGGACGGCCTGGCCCGCAGCCGGGCGGAGAACTTCGACCTGATCGTCTGCGACATGCAGTCCCCGGCCGCGGACGGCTTCAGCCTGCTCGCCGAGCTGGAACAGGACCCGGCCGGGCGGCACACCCCGGTGCTCGGGCTGAGCGCCGCGGCGCTGGCCGAACGGGCGCCCGGCGACACCGCCCCGCTGATCGCCACCGCGATGGCCGGCGGGGTGGTCGCCGAGGCGATGGCCGGCGGCGCCGGCTGGGACAGCCTGGCCCCGCTGCTCGGCCACCACCCGGCCACCCATCACCCGGGGATCCCGCACCACCCGGCGCACCCGGCGGCCCGGCGGACCGCCGGCGGCGCGCACCCGCCGGCCGGCACAATCCCGCTGCGCAGCGCCGTCCCGTCTTTGGAGGACCAGTGA
- a CDS encoding response regulator, whose translation MSHRILLVEDEELNRMLVKAVLSRAGVDAVRDAELVDATTLAEARASLRDGAYDLILLDLNLPDGHGLSLARELRAGEAPADRPKPVVVAVTASVLPQDQKDALDAGCDDFLDKPYAAADLVATVARHLR comes from the coding sequence GTGAGCCACCGCATTCTCCTGGTCGAGGACGAGGAGCTGAACCGGATGCTGGTCAAGGCGGTGCTGTCCCGGGCCGGCGTGGACGCGGTGCGCGACGCCGAACTGGTCGACGCCACCACCCTGGCCGAGGCGCGGGCCAGCCTGCGGGACGGCGCGTACGACCTGATCCTGCTCGACCTCAACCTGCCCGACGGCCACGGGCTCAGCCTGGCCCGCGAGCTGAGAGCCGGCGAGGCGCCCGCGGACCGGCCGAAGCCGGTGGTGGTCGCGGTGACCGCCTCGGTGCTGCCGCAGGACCAGAAGGACGCGCTGGACGCCGGCTGCGACGACTTCCTGGACAAGCCCTACGCCGCGGCAGATCTGGTCGCGACGGTCGCCCGCCACCTGCGCTGA
- the truB gene encoding tRNA pseudouridine(55) synthase TruB, with product MDGLIVVDKPAGMTSHDVVARVRRLARTRRVGHGGTLDPMATGVLIIGVNRATRLLTYVIGSAKSYAATIRLGESTVTDDAEGEVTATVPAAGVTDEAIRDGLGRQVGEIDQVPSAVSAIKINGQRAYKRVRDGETVEIPARRVTVHRLDVLDIRRPEGRDVIDVDVDVSCSSGTYIRAIARDLGAALGVGGHLTALRRTAVGEMTLDAASTLEQLEELAPDVVGLPMAEAARRAFPQRVATEEETRVLRHGGPLPTVGIDGPYAVFDQAGEVLAIVSERDGKARAEIVLAPA from the coding sequence GTGGATGGGTTGATTGTGGTGGACAAGCCGGCCGGGATGACGTCGCACGACGTGGTGGCCCGGGTCCGGCGGCTGGCCAGGACCCGGCGGGTCGGGCACGGGGGGACGCTGGATCCGATGGCGACCGGGGTGCTGATCATCGGGGTGAACCGGGCGACCCGTCTGCTGACCTACGTGATCGGGTCGGCGAAAAGCTACGCCGCGACGATCCGGCTGGGGGAGTCGACGGTCACCGACGACGCCGAGGGCGAGGTGACCGCGACCGTGCCGGCCGCCGGGGTCACCGACGAGGCGATCCGGGACGGGCTGGGGCGGCAGGTCGGCGAGATCGACCAGGTGCCGAGCGCGGTGAGCGCCATCAAGATCAACGGGCAGCGGGCCTACAAGCGGGTCCGCGACGGTGAGACCGTGGAGATCCCGGCCCGCCGGGTCACCGTGCACCGGCTGGACGTGCTGGACATCCGGCGGCCCGAGGGGCGCGACGTGATCGACGTCGACGTCGACGTGAGCTGCTCGTCCGGCACCTACATCCGGGCCATCGCCCGGGATCTCGGTGCGGCGCTCGGGGTCGGCGGGCATCTCACCGCGCTGCGGCGGACCGCGGTCGGCGAGATGACCCTGGACGCGGCGTCCACCCTGGAGCAACTCGAGGAGCTTGCCCCGGACGTGGTCGGCCTGCCGATGGCGGAGGCGGCCCGGCGGGCGTTCCCGCAGCGGGTGGCGACCGAGGAGGAGACCCGGGTGCTGCGGCACGGCGGGCCGCTGCCGACGGTCGGGATCGACGGGCCGTACGCGGTGTTCGACCAGGCCGGCGAGGTGCTGGCGATCGTCAGCGAGCGCGACGGCAAGGCCCGCGCGGAGATCGTCCTGGCCCCGGCCTGA
- a CDS encoding MATE family efflux transporter: MSPSAQIAKLALPALVVLAAEPLYVLVDTAVVGHLGPVPLAAVAVGGTVMSVAVWFGTLMAYGTTGRAARRFGAGDRPAAVAEGVQASWLALGLGLLLGLLGVLLAEPLAYALAGNPATAEAAAGWLRIAALGVPGLLLAAAGNGWMRGVQDTRRPLVIVLGANVLSAILCPLLVYPLGLGLTGSAIANVTAQSVGGVLFLLALVRETRQLRPVPSVIVRQVVLGRDLLIRGAAFQACFLSATAVASRFGVAAVGAHQIALQLWFFAALALDAVAIAAQSLVGAALGAGDADQARDVARRVTIAGGVAAVVFAALVGAGASVIPALFTDDRSVLDQAAVVWPWFVALLPFAGVVYALDGVLIGAGDVAYLRTTTILAALLGFLPMIWLAYALDLGLGGVWAGLALFTLVRLIATVSRWRSPRWAVVGATR; encoded by the coding sequence ATGAGCCCGTCTGCCCAGATCGCCAAGCTGGCCCTGCCCGCCCTCGTGGTGCTCGCCGCCGAGCCGCTCTACGTCCTGGTGGACACCGCGGTGGTCGGTCATCTCGGGCCGGTTCCGCTGGCCGCCGTCGCGGTCGGTGGCACGGTGATGTCGGTCGCGGTCTGGTTCGGCACGCTGATGGCGTACGGGACGACCGGACGCGCCGCCCGCCGCTTCGGCGCGGGTGACCGCCCGGCCGCCGTCGCCGAGGGGGTCCAGGCGTCCTGGCTGGCTCTCGGGCTGGGCCTGCTGCTCGGCCTGCTCGGCGTGCTGCTGGCCGAGCCGCTGGCGTACGCGCTGGCCGGCAACCCGGCGACCGCCGAGGCGGCCGCCGGCTGGCTGCGGATCGCCGCGCTCGGCGTGCCCGGGCTGCTGCTCGCCGCGGCCGGCAACGGCTGGATGCGCGGCGTGCAGGACACCCGCCGGCCGCTGGTCATCGTGCTCGGCGCCAACGTGCTCTCGGCGATCCTCTGCCCGCTGCTGGTCTATCCGCTCGGGCTCGGCCTGACCGGGTCGGCGATCGCCAACGTGACCGCGCAGTCGGTCGGCGGCGTGCTGTTCCTGCTGGCCCTCGTCCGGGAGACCCGGCAGCTGCGCCCGGTGCCGTCGGTGATCGTCCGGCAGGTGGTGCTCGGGCGCGACCTGCTGATCCGCGGCGCCGCGTTCCAGGCCTGCTTTCTCTCCGCGACCGCGGTGGCGTCCCGCTTCGGGGTGGCCGCGGTCGGCGCCCACCAGATCGCGCTGCAGCTCTGGTTCTTCGCCGCGCTCGCCCTGGACGCGGTCGCGATCGCCGCGCAGTCGCTGGTCGGCGCGGCGCTCGGGGCCGGCGACGCGGACCAGGCGCGGGACGTGGCCCGCCGGGTGACGATCGCCGGCGGGGTGGCCGCGGTGGTCTTCGCGGCGCTGGTCGGCGCGGGCGCCTCGGTGATCCCGGCGCTGTTCACCGACGACCGCTCGGTGCTCGACCAGGCCGCTGTCGTCTGGCCGTGGTTCGTCGCGCTGCTCCCGTTCGCCGGCGTGGTCTACGCCCTGGACGGCGTCCTGATCGGCGCCGGCGACGTCGCCTATCTGCGCACCACCACGATCCTGGCGGCGCTGCTGGGCTTCCTCCCGATGATCTGGCTGGCGTACGCCCTGGACCTGGGACTCGGCGGCGTCTGGGCCGGTCTCGCCCTGTTCACCCTGGTCCGCCTGATCGCGACGGTGTCCCGGTGGCGCTCGCCGCGCTGGGCCGTGGTGGGCGCCACCCGCTGA
- a CDS encoding DHH family phosphoesterase yields the protein MTLPSAGPAAEQWDAAVAAIRALGGAAPIQLICHVSPDGDALGSMLGFALGLRRLGHTRVRATFPGEFSIPTPYSAMPGLDLLVPEADAYPEPDLVLVFDVAAESRLGGLAALVAAAPVSVVLDHHASNTGFGTIRLVDPRAAATSVLAEQLIERLGVPLDTEIAECFYVALATDTGSFKFDATTVAVHELAARLIATGLRPGDISRRIFDTRPFGAMKLAGEVLGRAVLEPAAAGGRGLVWTYATLADLARHDQPPYVLDTLIDPVRSVAEADVTVLVKQVSEGEWAVSLRSKGAVDVSRLAISQGGGGHRLAAGFTGYGEPGDVVDTVRRLLDDYLN from the coding sequence GTGACGCTGCCGTCAGCCGGGCCGGCCGCCGAGCAGTGGGACGCCGCCGTCGCGGCGATCCGTGCGCTCGGCGGTGCGGCCCCGATCCAGTTGATCTGCCACGTCAGCCCGGACGGGGACGCGCTGGGCAGCATGCTCGGCTTCGCCCTGGGGCTGCGGCGCCTCGGGCACACCCGGGTGCGGGCCACCTTCCCCGGCGAGTTCAGCATCCCCACGCCGTACTCGGCGATGCCGGGCCTGGATCTGCTGGTCCCGGAGGCGGACGCCTACCCGGAGCCGGACCTGGTCCTGGTCTTCGACGTGGCCGCCGAGTCGCGGCTGGGCGGCCTGGCCGCCCTGGTCGCGGCGGCGCCGGTCAGCGTGGTCCTCGACCACCACGCGTCGAACACCGGGTTCGGCACGATCCGGCTGGTCGACCCGCGCGCGGCGGCCACCTCGGTGCTCGCCGAGCAGCTGATCGAGCGGCTCGGGGTGCCGCTGGACACGGAGATCGCCGAGTGCTTCTACGTGGCGCTGGCCACCGACACCGGGTCGTTCAAGTTCGACGCGACCACGGTGGCGGTGCACGAGCTGGCCGCCCGGCTGATCGCCACCGGGCTGCGGCCCGGTGACATCTCCCGGCGGATCTTCGACACCCGGCCGTTCGGCGCGATGAAGCTGGCCGGCGAGGTGCTCGGCCGGGCGGTGCTGGAGCCGGCCGCGGCCGGTGGGCGCGGCCTGGTCTGGACCTATGCCACGCTGGCCGACCTGGCCCGGCACGACCAGCCGCCCTATGTGCTGGACACCCTGATCGACCCGGTCCGCTCGGTCGCCGAGGCGGACGTGACGGTGCTGGTCAAGCAGGTGTCCGAGGGGGAGTGGGCGGTGTCGCTGCGCAGCAAGGGCGCGGTCGACGTGAGCCGGCTGGCGATCTCCCAGGGTGGTGGCGGTCACCGTCTGGCGGCCGGTTTCACCGGATATGGGGAGCCGGGTGACGTGGTGGACACCGTGCGTCGGCTTCTTGACGATTATCTGAATTGA
- the rbfA gene encoding 30S ribosome-binding factor RbfA, which produces MSDPAKTRRHAERVRELVASLVREIKDPRMGMVTVTDARITGDLREATVFYTVLGDATEQASTAAALESAKGMLRSRVGHALGLRHSPSLAFKADHVQDNVKEIDDLLAAARHRDEEVQRLAAGKKYAGDPDPYKSEEPADEDEDEAERVGAREDLG; this is translated from the coding sequence ATGTCGGATCCGGCCAAGACGCGTCGGCACGCGGAGCGTGTCCGTGAGCTGGTGGCCTCGCTGGTGCGGGAGATCAAGGATCCCCGGATGGGCATGGTGACGGTCACGGACGCCCGGATCACCGGTGACCTCCGGGAGGCGACCGTCTTCTACACCGTGCTGGGCGACGCGACCGAGCAGGCCTCCACGGCGGCGGCGCTCGAGAGTGCCAAGGGCATGCTGCGCAGCCGGGTCGGCCACGCGCTGGGGCTGCGGCACTCGCCGAGCCTGGCGTTCAAGGCGGACCACGTGCAGGACAACGTGAAGGAGATCGACGACCTGCTGGCCGCCGCCCGGCACCGGGACGAGGAGGTCCAGCGGCTCGCGGCCGGCAAGAAGTATGCCGGCGACCCGGACCCGTACAAGTCCGAGGAGCCGGCCGACGAGGACGAGGACGAGGCCGAGCGGGTGGGTGCCCGCGAGGACCTCGGGTGA
- a CDS encoding DUF503 domain-containing protein, protein MYTETAVFDLLLPGDSRSLKQKRSYVRPIVAMLKKFEVSVAEVGFHDLHGRAQIGVAVVAPDPAQARAVIDTCENQVAGRPEIELLSVKRRLYGDDD, encoded by the coding sequence ATGTATACCGAGACCGCAGTCTTCGACCTGCTCCTGCCCGGTGACTCCCGTTCCCTGAAGCAGAAGCGTTCGTATGTTCGCCCGATCGTCGCGATGCTGAAGAAGTTCGAGGTGAGCGTCGCCGAGGTGGGTTTCCACGACCTGCACGGCCGGGCACAGATCGGGGTGGCCGTGGTGGCGCCCGACCCGGCACAGGCCCGCGCGGTGATCGACACCTGCGAGAACCAGGTGGCCGGCCGCCCGGAGATCGAGCTGTTGTCGGTCAAGCGCCGGCTCTACGGCGACGACGACTGA
- a CDS encoding TRM11 family SAM-dependent methyltransferase, with translation MSRYAMLLAPSANRVYADQASRMSQAELAAFAPVLSAPPAEIGTAEIGGVDYLTFTAELSPRDIAYVSNLSAAYALFELVDGDLLRPVGLSPLARYDSDLITIPKYAGKTNEQFTKLVLNLTVLASASAERMLDGHLTVLDPLCGRGTTLNQALMYGYDALGVEIDGKDVEAYKLFLQTWLKRKRLKHTAELVPMRRQGRRAARRLEVTLAASKDDHKAGAVQKVTVLHADTTALDGLIRGNVADVLVADLPYGVAHGSYDDAGGISRRPLDLLERAVPEWLPLLRPGGAVGLSWNTKVARRELAEDILLAAGLELVEHGDLAHRVDQGIERDVLVARKRG, from the coding sequence ATGTCCCGCTACGCCATGCTGCTCGCCCCGTCCGCCAACCGCGTCTACGCCGACCAGGCGTCCCGGATGTCCCAGGCGGAGCTGGCCGCGTTCGCCCCGGTGCTCTCCGCGCCGCCGGCGGAGATCGGGACGGCGGAGATCGGCGGGGTGGACTATCTGACGTTCACCGCCGAGCTGAGCCCGCGGGACATCGCCTACGTCTCGAACCTGTCCGCCGCCTACGCCCTGTTCGAGCTGGTCGACGGCGATCTGCTGCGGCCGGTCGGGCTGAGCCCGCTGGCCCGCTACGACAGCGACCTGATCACCATCCCGAAGTACGCCGGCAAGACCAACGAGCAGTTCACCAAGCTGGTGCTGAACCTCACCGTGCTGGCGTCGGCCTCCGCGGAGCGGATGCTGGACGGCCACCTCACCGTGCTCGACCCGCTCTGCGGCCGCGGGACGACCCTCAACCAGGCGCTGATGTACGGCTACGACGCGCTGGGCGTGGAGATCGACGGGAAGGACGTGGAGGCGTACAAGCTCTTCCTGCAGACCTGGCTGAAGCGCAAGCGGCTCAAGCACACCGCCGAGCTGGTGCCGATGCGCCGGCAGGGCCGCCGGGCCGCCCGCCGCCTGGAGGTGACCCTGGCGGCCAGCAAGGACGACCACAAGGCCGGCGCGGTGCAGAAGGTGACCGTGCTGCACGCCGACACCACCGCGCTGGACGGCCTGATCCGTGGCAACGTGGCCGACGTGCTGGTCGCCGACCTGCCGTACGGCGTGGCCCACGGGTCCTACGACGACGCGGGCGGCATCTCCCGGCGGCCGCTGGACCTGCTGGAGCGGGCGGTGCCGGAGTGGCTGCCGCTGCTGCGCCCGGGCGGGGCGGTCGGCCTGTCCTGGAACACCAAGGTGGCCCGGCGCGAGCTGGCCGAGGACATCCTGCTGGCGGCCGGCCTGGAGCTGGTCGAGCACGGTGATCTGGCGCACCGCGTCGACCAGGGCATCGAGCGCGACGTCCTGGTCGCGCGGAAAAGGGGCTGA